GCGCGTGTTTGTTGTGAACTGACGTGCCATGCGGCGGGATTTCGGACCCTCGCGGGCCACTCGCGCTCAATACGATGCGCAATCGCGATAGCATGCTCCACGAGGGCCTTTTTCTGTCGTAAGGAGTACAATAGATACGGCGAGGATCGCCGAAATAGACCCGCGGCGTCAGGATTACTCCAGCGCTTGAACTGGTTGGAAAACGTTCGAGGTCGACGCCTGGACGCGGGCGTAAAGGGGGACGACCCATGAACGGCACGGAATTCTTCGCGAGAGTCATTCACGAACCGGCGTTTTCCAAGATGCACCCCAAAGTGGCCACATTTCTCAAGGGCTACTTGGCGCACGAAAAAGTTGCGCGGTTCGGCGACTGTTACGTCGTCAACACCCATTTCCCGCCTTATCCGAGTCACGCGTTCGACACAATGGCCGCGCAGTTCAACGCGATTGGAAGGTCCACCGAGCGGAGTCTGTTCTCGGTCACGCTTGCGGTCACGAACCGGTGCTCGTACAACTGCTGGCATTGCTACAACGCGGGACGGAGCCTGGACGACACGCCGCTCTCCGTGTTGAAGGACACTGCGAGGCAGTTGCAGGAACTGCACGTGGTGCACGTGACCCTGACGGGCGGCGAACCTCTCCTGCGGACTGACCTCGAGGAAGTTGCGAGCTCCTTTGACGACAGCACGTACTTGGGACTGAACACAACCGGATGGGGGCTTACGCCGGAGCGCGCGCGAGCACTGAAGGCAAGCGGTCTATTCGCTCTAGGGGTGAGTCTGGACTCAATTGACCCCGAAGCCCATGACCAAATGCGCGGCAAGGAAGGGGCATTCGATGCCGCGCTTAATGCGCTGGGAATGGCCGCCGAGGCAGGGCTCTATCCCTATGTCATCGCGGTGGGCACGCATGAGTTGCTTGAGCCGGAACGTTTCGAGAGCTTCATGAGTTTTGCCGGCTCACGCGGCGCGCGCGAGGTCCATCTCCTCGAACCCAGCGCGACCGGTAAGCTTGCGGGCAGAAGGGACGTACTCCTCACCCCCCAGGAACGCCTGAGGGTGCTTGATTATCAACGCATTTTTGCGGCCCGCGAAGATATGCCCATTCTGTCGAGCTTCATGTATGTCGAGTCGCCCGATGCGTTCGGATGCGGCGCAGGATTGACGCACCTCTACATCGATGGCAGCGGGGAAGTCTGTCCCTGCAACTTGGTTCCGCTTTCCTTCGGCAACATCGCAAACGAGCCGCTCACGCAGATTCTCGATCGCATGGGCGTATGCTTCGGCACGCCGAGAACCTGCTGCGTGGGCCAAGTCCTCGCTCCCTATATCGACGACAAATCCTTGCCACTCGATCCTGAATCGTCGAAGCACGTGTGCAGGCAGCACCTGGCCTCCAGTCACGAAGAACCGCTCTTCTTTCAGATCCGCAACCAGGCGAAAGGCGACGTTGGTTCCGAAGAACTCAAGACCGCCTACAACAATGTCCATGAACACTACGACACATTCTGGTTGTGCGAGGCAGGCAAGCCGGTCGTGGAAATCATCGACCGGCTGGGTCTGCGAGGAAGAGAGCGCGTCTTCGAGGCCGGATGCGGAACAGGATTCGCCACGGTGCGACTAGCGAAGCAGATCGGCGATCGCGGAGAGCTTTGTGCGGTGGATTTGTCGGAGGGCATGCTGGCGGAGGCTCACGCGCGCGCCCGCGAATGCGGGATTGAGAACGTGCGGTTCGCCGCCGGCGACGCGCTCGCGCACTTGGACACGAGCCGTAACTTCGATGTGATATTCACAAGTTGGGTATTGGGATACATCCCCTTGGCGGCGTTCTTCGAGCGCGCACACCGTGCGCTTGGATCGGGCGGGAGGCTCGCGTTCGTCGTCCACAAAGAGAACTCACCGCGCGAACCGCTTGAACTCTTCCGGGAAATCGTCGCCGAAGATCCGTCCGTGCTGGAAAAGCGCGTGGACTTCGATTTTCCGCGCGACCCCAATCACATACGGAACCTTCTCCACGAAGCCGGTTTCCAAATCGAACAACTCTGGGACGGAGCCATAACTTTCCACTACGAATCGGCGGAGTTGGTACTCGAGCATCTTCTTAAGTCCGGCGCGGGGACGGCCTACTATGACGCGGT
Above is a genomic segment from Candidatus Hydrogenedentota bacterium containing:
- a CDS encoding radical SAM protein, producing the protein MNGTEFFARVIHEPAFSKMHPKVATFLKGYLAHEKVARFGDCYVVNTHFPPYPSHAFDTMAAQFNAIGRSTERSLFSVTLAVTNRCSYNCWHCYNAGRSLDDTPLSVLKDTARQLQELHVVHVTLTGGEPLLRTDLEEVASSFDDSTYLGLNTTGWGLTPERARALKASGLFALGVSLDSIDPEAHDQMRGKEGAFDAALNALGMAAEAGLYPYVIAVGTHELLEPERFESFMSFAGSRGAREVHLLEPSATGKLAGRRDVLLTPQERLRVLDYQRIFAAREDMPILSSFMYVESPDAFGCGAGLTHLYIDGSGEVCPCNLVPLSFGNIANEPLTQILDRMGVCFGTPRTCCVGQVLAPYIDDKSLPLDPESSKHVCRQHLASSHEEPLFFQIRNQAKGDVGSEELKTAYNNVHEHYDTFWLCEAGKPVVEIIDRLGLRGRERVFEAGCGTGFATVRLAKQIGDRGELCAVDLSEGMLAEAHARARECGIENVRFAAGDALAHLDTSRNFDVIFTSWVLGYIPLAAFFERAHRALGSGGRLAFVVHKENSPREPLELFREIVAEDPSVLEKRVDFDFPRDPNHIRNLLHEAGFQIEQLWDGAITFHYESAELVLEHLLKSGAGTAYYDAVDRKRRTALEQRFVEVLASRHRGESRIPVVHDFISCIARA